aaaattagaaaaaagtccttaaatccaacaatctcaatagttcaaggagcatttttaacgaccttaaaagttcaggggcatgatttggtatatgtcaaagttcagggacaaaaatcctaattagcctaaattttaacatgtaccaaatcatacctTAAATTTTCTGAccattaaaaattctccctaaactattaaaatttagatttaaaattttttgtacaATTTCATTTGATTTTACTAATTCGGTAATTAtttatctactaaatcatgctctctAGACTCAAATCATACCTttcaaattttgacatataGCAAATCACACCcttaaactttcatccatgttaaacttttcttactaaaattagacaaaaacacttaaatttaacaatctcaataattcaaaaaagatttttaacaaccttaaaagttcaaagacaaaaatcctaattagcggTTATattatgtcatttttttttgttaaaagttTAAAACTTTGCAAGTCATGTATTAACAGTTGTATTTTCGCATACAATATATTTCAACAAATTGAACAATCCACACAAATTAGGATGATCAATCAAACTACTCAATTCAATAAAACTGTTGATGAATTCGACCGAATTATTTTGCGAAACAAAAAATTCCAATCACAACCAAAATATTTTTGCACATCCAAGCAATTTGTCCAACGATTACGAGAGGAAACAGGATCGATTGCCCTAAATTTTCGATGGAGATGCAGTAGTCACCAAAATTACAAAGAAAACAATTTGGttatgtatattattattaaaggaTGATGAGACTGACAGACAGACAAGGACACCAAATTATATAAGCAAGATGGAGAAAATGCATGTTTGTTTCTTCCTCAGTAGCCCCAGTAGTCGTTTCGGATTTCATCATCGAATTTCTTCTTCAGCTCGGGATGTTTCTCAAAGTATTCATTTGCAGTCATGGTGCTTATCTTTTTCTGTCAAGAAAAATCACACAACCTATTGTTAGAGCTTTAAATTATCAcaataagaagaaaaagaaaactatgacttcttttaatttttcccGAGCAAACCACATGTCTAACATTTCGAGCTTATCCCTCTCGGGTTATGAATTTTGTTATGTTTCCTTACCTTCAGCTCTTGAACTTCAACAATCTCCTTCTCTAAACGCTCCGATTCCTTAAAAGATTTCTCCTCTGCTTCCTTCAATTCCACCAACTGCAGTAGTGAAGGGTAGTAGTTGTTAGAAAAAGGAGATGGTAAGCATgaaaaattttcaaagaaagaagttatataatatattattgttgGTCAATTCTCACCAATGAATCAAATTTGGGCTTGTAAAGAGGAGTGACGGTATCTACATACTTCGGGATTTCGATGCCTGCAAATGAAAATCATTCAGAGAAATGAATAAAGAAAAACAGCTGAGTTTGTTGATTGGTAAAGTACTACATAACAATTGATAAAGCAAACTCTACTCCGAATAACTTATGAAACTTCAATGATCCTATAACTGGGTTgacactataaatatatatatatatatatatatatatattatataaccaAAAAACTTCACTGAGCAGACAAAAGGCAGCCCAAGTTAAGCTAAACTAAACACGTTGGAATGTCAGTGAACAAAGAGTTAACATATTCTTATCAAACACAACAACAATAAGTTCTTGTTCGAGTTAAAAaaactcatctgaatctgagtCCTGGCATTTAAACActatttagtattttcactatgTCTATGGGACAAACCACGCTCTTATCACCATATTTTCCCATTTTAGGCCAAAGAAAATAGAAGCAAAAACAATGCTATGACATGATCCATCGAAAGACATCGGCATAGATTAGATTATTAAATGTATTGTGTTCAATATTCACATATTGTAAAGAGAATAAGAGTAAGCAAATTAAATAAGCTACTACACAATAAAGAAGCTGAAGAATACTAAAGGATAGATTCACATCAAAATGGCCCCTCCGGAGAGAAGTTCTAATCTCTTTTTTAAAGTAGTCCTAAAGAGtagaatatatgaaaatttcaaTGTACTTCAAATAACTGCATTAATATTAGACTAAAAGCTGAAAGTAATAAGCTCAAAATAGAATGCAAACAAGTAACATAATGAAACTCCATAGTCGCGCACTTTCGCTTATACGAGCTTTGAGAAGTTTTAAGAATAAACATATAATACGCAAGATAATAAAGTGATTAGTATGGTTACATACTGTCATAAGACTCCTTGTACAAATCCACCAAGCGAGATCCGATCCCTTTCCTGTAATATTCCCAGTCAATAGGTTCGGGCTCCTGAAATGTGCACAAAAATGACATAAAAAACCAAACGTTCACATCTATAAAGCAAACAATAATGCCACAAAAGCAAACATAATTACATTGTATTATGCACAGTAAACATTTGATGCTATCTTAGATTAAAATTTCAAACGGCTCCAAAGTGTGGTTGCTCAGGTACCAATCATGGTAAAATTTGAAActttttactttctatttactC
This region of Cannabis sativa cultivar Pink pepper isolate KNU-18-1 chromosome 7, ASM2916894v1, whole genome shotgun sequence genomic DNA includes:
- the LOC115697591 gene encoding ATP synthase subunit d, mitochondrial, with translation MSGPTKKVVDVAFKASRNIDWDGMAKLLVTEEARKEFATLRRAFNEVNTTLQTKFSQEPEPIDWEYYRKGIGSRLVDLYKESYDSIEIPKYVDTVTPLYKPKFDSLLVELKEAEEKSFKESERLEKEIVEVQELKKKISTMTANEYFEKHPELKKKFDDEIRNDYWGY